DNA sequence from the Streptomyces canus genome:
CGGCTACGGGGAGCGCGGGTGCGGCCGTCCCGGGCGGCACTCGCGGGCGGGGCGGAGCGGGCCTGCGGCATGGTGTGCCGCAGGCCGTCGCGCCGACGGTTCAGCGCAGGGGTGGTGCGGGTTCGCGTACCGGTCCGCTGGAGGCCCGTACGGCCAACTCGACGGGTATGTCGGTGCGTTCGGCCGGTGCCGGGCCGCCTTCGATCATGGCGATGAGCACGTCGACGGCCCGGCCGGCGACCGCGGTGAAGTCCTGGCGGACGGTGGTCAGGGGCGGGGAGAGATAGGCGGCCGCGGGGATGTCGTCGAAGCCGACGACGCTGACGTCGTCGGGGACGGACAGGCCCGCCTCGGCGAACGCCCGTAGCGCCCCGATCGCCATGTCGTCGTTGGCGGCGAACACGGCGGTGACGTCGGAGAGCCCCGCCAGCTGGCGTCCGGCCGCGTACCCGGAGGCCGGGCTCCAGTCGCCCTCGACCGGCAGCGGGGGCTCGGGGGCACCGGCGGCGGCGAGGGCCTCCCGCCAGCCGCCCACGCGGTCACGCGCGGCCCACCAGTCGTACGGTCCCGGGATGTGCCAGACCGTACGGTGGCCCAGGGACAGCAGGTGTTCGGTGGCGGTCCGTGCGGCCACGAGCCCGTCGGCGCCGACGACGGCACTCCTGCCCTGGCCGACCTCGACGCCTTGGCCGAGGCTGACCACCGGCACGTCCGCGCTGAGCCGCAGCGGGGCGCCGTCGTCGATCGGCTCGGACAGGACGATCCCGTCCACGCCCTGTTCCAGCAGTGCCTCCACGGCGACCTGGATCGGCTGTCCTTCCAGGGTTCCGGCCAGGGCGAAGGAGTAGCCCGCCCGGTGCATGGCTCGTTCCAGGGCGAGGAGCAGGGTGGAGGGGCCGTAGAGCGCGCTGCCGAGCGAGACGACGCCGATCCGCCGGTAGCGGCCGAGGAGCAGGGCGCGCGCCGCGTTGTTCGGGCGGTACCCCAGCTCCTGTACGGCCCGGAGCACGCGGTCGCGTACCTCCGGGCTGACGTGCGGTTCGCCGTTGACGACCCGCGACACGGTCTTCTGCGAGACACCGGCGGCTCGCGCGACCTCGGTCATGCCGGGGCCCCGCCGCGGACGTCCGGGTCCGGTGGCCGCCATGTGCGCGCTCCTCGCCGTAGTGCCGTCGAGCCGTGGACTACGTAGTCATCGTGTCCGGTGCAATCCGCTCCAGA
Encoded proteins:
- a CDS encoding LacI family DNA-binding transcriptional regulator encodes the protein MAATGPGRPRRGPGMTEVARAAGVSQKTVSRVVNGEPHVSPEVRDRVLRAVQELGYRPNNAARALLLGRYRRIGVVSLGSALYGPSTLLLALERAMHRAGYSFALAGTLEGQPIQVAVEALLEQGVDGIVLSEPIDDGAPLRLSADVPVVSLGQGVEVGQGRSAVVGADGLVAARTATEHLLSLGHRTVWHIPGPYDWWAARDRVGGWREALAAAGAPEPPLPVEGDWSPASGYAAGRQLAGLSDVTAVFAANDDMAIGALRAFAEAGLSVPDDVSVVGFDDIPAAAYLSPPLTTVRQDFTAVAGRAVDVLIAMIEGGPAPAERTDIPVELAVRASSGPVREPAPPLR